Proteins encoded within one genomic window of Citrobacter amalonaticus Y19:
- the ptsP gene encoding phosphoenolpyruvate--protein phosphotransferase, whose protein sequence is MLTRLREIVEKVASAPRLNEALNILVTDICLAMDTEVCSVYLADHDRRCYYLMATRGLKKPRGRTVALAFDEGIVGLVGRLAEPINLADAQKHPSFKYIPSVKEERFRAFLGVPIIQRRQLLGVLVVQQRELRQYDESEESFLVTLATQMAAILSQSQLTALFGQYRQTRIRALPAAPGVAIAEGWQDATLPLMEQVYQASTLDPALERERLTGALEEAANEFRRYSKRFAAGAQKETAAIFDLYSHLLSDARLRRELFTEVDNGSVAEWAVKTIIEKFAEQFAALSDNYLKERAGDLRALGQRLLFHLDDSVQGPNAWPERFVLVADELSATTLAELPQDRLAGVVVRDGAANSHAAIMVRALGIPTVMGADIQPSVLHRRTLVVDGYRGELLVDPEPVLIQEYQRLISEENELSRLAEDDVNLPAQLKSGERVKVMLNAGLSPEHEEKLGSRIDGIGLYRTEIPFMLQSGFPSEEEQVAQYQGMLQMFNDKPVTLRTLDVGADKQLPYMPISEENPCLGWRGIRITLDQPEIFLVQVRAMLRANAATGNLSILLPMVTSIDEVDEARRLIERAGREVEEMIGYAIPKPRIGIMLEVPSMVFMLPNLASRVDFISVGTNDLTQYVLAVDRNNTRVASIYDSLHPGMLRALSMIAQEAERSDIDLRVCGEMAGDPMCVTILIGLGFRHLSMNGRSVARVKYLLRRIDYEEAKTLAQRSLEAQLATEVRHQVAAFMERRGMGGLIRGGM, encoded by the coding sequence ATGCTCACCCGCCTGCGCGAAATAGTCGAAAAGGTGGCCAGTGCTCCGCGTCTTAATGAAGCGCTGAATATTCTGGTTACTGACATCTGTCTTGCGATGGATACAGAGGTCTGCTCGGTTTATCTGGCCGATCATGACCGGCGTTGTTATTACCTCATGGCGACGCGGGGGCTTAAAAAACCGCGTGGTCGAACTGTCGCACTCGCGTTTGATGAAGGTATCGTCGGCCTGGTTGGCAGGCTGGCGGAACCTATCAACCTCGCCGATGCGCAAAAACATCCCAGTTTTAAATACATCCCCTCGGTAAAAGAAGAGCGCTTCCGTGCCTTCCTCGGGGTGCCGATCATTCAGCGTCGTCAACTGCTGGGTGTCCTCGTCGTACAGCAGCGCGAACTGCGCCAGTATGATGAAAGCGAAGAATCCTTCCTCGTGACGCTCGCCACGCAGATGGCGGCAATCCTGTCACAATCTCAGCTTACCGCTCTGTTTGGCCAGTATCGCCAGACGCGTATTCGTGCATTACCGGCGGCGCCGGGCGTGGCGATAGCAGAAGGCTGGCAGGATGCGACGCTGCCGCTGATGGAGCAGGTGTATCAGGCCTCGACGCTGGATCCTGCGCTGGAGCGTGAGCGCCTGACCGGCGCGCTGGAAGAGGCGGCAAATGAGTTTCGCCGTTACAGCAAGCGGTTTGCCGCTGGCGCGCAGAAAGAGACCGCCGCGATATTCGATCTCTATTCGCACCTGCTTTCCGATGCCCGCCTGCGACGCGAGCTGTTTACCGAAGTTGATAACGGCTCGGTGGCGGAGTGGGCGGTCAAAACGATCATCGAAAAGTTTGCTGAACAGTTTGCCGCGCTGAGTGACAACTACCTCAAAGAGCGTGCGGGCGATCTGCGTGCGCTGGGCCAGCGCCTGTTGTTTCATCTTGATGATTCCGTACAAGGGCCAAATGCCTGGCCAGAACGCTTCGTGCTGGTCGCTGACGAACTCTCCGCCACGACGCTGGCGGAACTGCCGCAGGACCGACTGGCAGGGGTTGTTGTCCGTGACGGGGCGGCCAACTCTCATGCTGCCATCATGGTGCGTGCGTTGGGTATTCCCACCGTGATGGGGGCTGATATCCAGCCGTCGGTGCTGCACCGGCGTACGCTGGTGGTCGATGGCTATCGCGGTGAGCTGCTGGTCGATCCCGAACCGGTATTGATCCAGGAATATCAGCGGCTTATCAGTGAAGAGAACGAACTCAGCCGTCTGGCGGAAGATGACGTCAATTTACCTGCACAACTGAAAAGCGGCGAACGGGTTAAGGTCATGCTGAATGCGGGGCTTAGCCCGGAGCATGAAGAAAAACTGGGCAGTCGTATCGACGGGATTGGCCTGTACCGCACCGAAATACCCTTTATGCTGCAAAGCGGTTTTCCTTCTGAAGAGGAGCAGGTGGCGCAGTATCAGGGTATGTTGCAGATGTTTAACGACAAGCCGGTGACGCTACGAACGCTGGACGTTGGCGCGGACAAACAGTTGCCGTACATGCCAATCAGCGAGGAGAATCCCTGCCTGGGCTGGCGAGGGATCCGCATTACGCTCGATCAGCCAGAGATCTTCCTGGTTCAGGTTCGCGCGATGCTGCGCGCCAATGCGGCGACGGGTAATCTGAGTATTCTGCTGCCGATGGTAACCAGTATCGACGAGGTGGATGAAGCACGCCGCCTGATTGAACGTGCCGGGCGCGAAGTGGAAGAGATGATCGGTTACGCGATCCCGAAACCGCGTATCGGCATCATGCTTGAAGTGCCGTCGATGGTCTTTATGCTGCCGAATCTGGCAAGTCGCGTTGATTTTATCTCCGTCGGCACGAACGATCTGACCCAGTACGTGCTGGCGGTGGATCGCAATAATACGCGCGTCGCCAGCATCTACGACAGCCTGCATCCGGGGATGTTACGTGCGCTATCGATGATTGCGCAGGAAGCAGAGCGCAGCGATATCGACCTGCGCGTGTGTGGCGAAATGGCGGGCGATCCGATGTGTGTGACCATCCTGATTGGGCTGGGTTTCCGCCATCTCTCAATGAACGGTCGCTCTGTGGCGCGCGTGAAATACCTGCTGCGCCGCATTGATTACGAAGAGGCAAAAACGCTTGCCCAGCGTAGCCTTGAGGCGCAAC